In Aliidongia dinghuensis, one genomic interval encodes:
- a CDS encoding sterol desaturase family protein produces MLIARRLEKSFPIEPNQPRAEVWLDYKLVAASVLIPYVLSSATAFSSSAILSAAGGGFFHLRADGWWLAPSLVVYILAADLYRYWMHRLSHMIPALWQIHSFHHSAEAVTFVTGARHHWLDRVLNDAFFPFFPIVFQTPPEIVLIGNFIYFLPDGCAHLNVKFSLGRFVMWINSPQYHRIHHSTQPEHFNKNFAPLLPLWDIVFGTAWRPAKDEFPSTGLAGGEKPRTVWEGVVWPFRILFRSKTSERQSAFRSVDWATSNALVCVTARDGAAAGADAGEPSARRGNGP; encoded by the coding sequence GTGCTGATCGCTCGCCGGCTGGAGAAGAGCTTTCCGATCGAGCCCAACCAGCCGCGAGCGGAGGTCTGGCTCGACTATAAGCTCGTCGCCGCCAGCGTGCTCATTCCCTATGTGCTGTCCTCGGCGACCGCGTTCTCGTCGAGCGCGATCCTCTCGGCCGCGGGCGGCGGGTTCTTCCACCTGCGCGCCGACGGTTGGTGGCTGGCACCTTCGCTCGTCGTCTACATCCTGGCGGCCGACCTCTACCGCTACTGGATGCACCGTCTCTCCCATATGATTCCCGCGCTGTGGCAGATCCATTCCTTTCACCACAGCGCCGAGGCGGTGACCTTCGTGACCGGTGCCCGCCATCATTGGCTGGATCGCGTCCTCAACGACGCGTTCTTTCCGTTCTTCCCGATTGTCTTTCAGACGCCGCCCGAGATCGTACTCATCGGCAATTTCATCTACTTCCTGCCGGACGGCTGCGCCCATCTCAACGTGAAGTTTTCTTTGGGACGCTTTGTCATGTGGATCAACAGCCCGCAATACCACCGGATCCACCATTCGACGCAGCCCGAGCATTTCAACAAGAACTTCGCGCCGCTGCTGCCGCTGTGGGACATCGTGTTCGGCACCGCGTGGCGGCCGGCAAAGGACGAGTTCCCGTCGACGGGTCTCGCCGGCGGCGAGAAGCCCAGAACGGTGTGGGAAGGCGTCGTCTGGCCGTTCCGCATCCTGTTTCGATCGAAGACATCCGAGCGCCAAAGCGCTTTTCGTTCGGTGGATTGGGCCACCTCGAACGCGCTCGTTTGCGTCACCGCGCGGGATGGTGCCGCGGCGGGTGCCGACGCCGGCGAACCATCCGCCAGACGCGGCAACGGCCCCTGA
- a CDS encoding sterol desaturase family protein, giving the protein MSALLEALPGLAMIGLMCVVAVAIECGGNVDRQRHCRAAAFNLAYYFTTTAALAPVMSIAASGVAVSLNSIGGGLVALPAGGWWFPANVLAILLVTDFLEYSYHYAQHKVPLLWRMHSLHHSEEQINATTTTRQFWFDQIIRAMVILPIVGLAIRTDASVVVVARMLVVANGIHVHMSLQRGWGRLWWLLNSPQYHRCHHSFLPQHIDRNLAPMFPIWDILFGTAYRAAADEYPPTGLQPSVRPSLLGAVLWPLRAGASGR; this is encoded by the coding sequence ATGAGCGCGCTGCTGGAAGCTCTGCCAGGTCTCGCCATGATTGGCCTGATGTGCGTCGTCGCGGTGGCGATCGAATGCGGCGGCAATGTCGACCGGCAACGCCACTGCCGGGCTGCCGCGTTCAACCTGGCCTATTACTTCACGACGACCGCGGCGCTGGCGCCGGTGATGAGCATCGCGGCTTCCGGCGTCGCCGTGTCGCTGAATTCGATCGGCGGCGGCCTCGTCGCACTGCCGGCCGGCGGATGGTGGTTTCCGGCCAACGTGCTGGCCATCCTGCTCGTCACCGACTTCCTCGAATATTCCTACCACTATGCCCAGCACAAGGTGCCGCTGCTCTGGCGGATGCATTCGCTCCATCACAGCGAAGAGCAGATCAATGCCACGACGACGACGCGGCAATTCTGGTTCGATCAGATCATACGCGCGATGGTCATTCTGCCGATCGTCGGCCTGGCTATCCGGACCGACGCATCGGTCGTCGTCGTGGCGCGGATGCTCGTCGTCGCCAACGGTATTCATGTCCACATGAGCCTGCAGCGGGGGTGGGGGCGCCTGTGGTGGCTCCTCAACTCGCCCCAATATCACCGCTGCCATCATTCGTTCCTGCCGCAGCACATCGACCGGAACCTGGCCCCGATGTTCCCGATCTGGGATATTCTGTTCGGCACCGCCTATCGGGCGGCGGCGGACGAATATCCGCCGACCGGCTTGCAGCCGAGCGTCCGCCCGTCGCTGCTGGGCGCCGTGCTCTGGCCGCTGCGCGCCGGCGCAAGCGGGCGGTGA
- a CDS encoding sensor histidine kinase yields MPRSFRARDYADGAVLLTLIATCALGARYSHDGLRASQAAGRAEQAIAALHRIQSNTTDLETAEREFLLTGDLQNFRPDVAAQVRDDAGRLDGMVAGDLRGRATLLVQATRGELDALAGATRLARTVDPTAALALLRDSSGHAPIDIVRQQSDELLALENQRLADDQRQAELSESGAIGCALIAVVLGIASAASAFAIIRRELARRRRATAEIQQLREIADLHSTELEEARRAIVEAKEQLDRAEQAKASFLATAGHDLRQPLQVIAMAVEQLERQAGEAGAKNGRRAQAAVTFLDRAFSQFSEAARLTSGTIVPDRQMVALGSLIAEICDQLEPLATGKQLRLRCVASSVFVETDPAMLATILRNLIGNAIKYTNSGGVLVGVRRRHNGADLQVYDTGCGIAACSIPRIFDDYRQLEPGAGGGVGLGLSIVRRTSQILGCTVSVRSELHRGSCFTIRLANGRKNFGAIDASGARPQRLAARENGRSGA; encoded by the coding sequence TTGCCGCGGAGTTTCCGCGCGAGGGACTACGCGGATGGCGCCGTGCTGCTGACGCTGATCGCCACCTGCGCCCTCGGCGCGCGCTATTCCCACGACGGTTTGCGCGCGAGCCAGGCCGCCGGGCGCGCCGAACAAGCGATCGCGGCGCTGCATCGCATCCAGTCGAACACGACCGACCTGGAAACGGCCGAGCGGGAATTCCTTCTGACCGGGGATCTGCAGAATTTCCGGCCGGATGTCGCCGCACAGGTGCGCGATGATGCCGGCCGGCTGGACGGGATGGTTGCCGGGGACCTGCGCGGGCGCGCGACTTTGCTCGTCCAGGCAACGCGCGGTGAGCTCGACGCGTTGGCCGGCGCGACGCGGCTCGCCCGCACGGTCGACCCGACCGCCGCACTGGCCCTGCTCCGCGACAGCAGCGGCCACGCCCCGATCGATATCGTGCGACAGCAATCGGACGAGTTGCTTGCGCTCGAAAATCAGCGCCTCGCCGACGATCAGCGGCAGGCGGAACTGTCGGAGAGCGGTGCCATCGGTTGCGCGCTGATCGCCGTCGTGCTGGGCATCGCGTCTGCCGCGTCGGCCTTCGCGATCATCCGGCGCGAGTTGGCGCGCCGCCGCCGCGCGACCGCGGAAATCCAGCAGCTCCGCGAGATTGCCGACCTCCATTCGACGGAACTCGAAGAGGCCCGGCGCGCGATCGTCGAGGCCAAGGAGCAGCTCGACCGTGCTGAGCAGGCGAAGGCAAGCTTTCTCGCGACGGCGGGGCACGACCTGCGCCAGCCGCTGCAGGTCATCGCCATGGCGGTCGAGCAGCTGGAACGGCAGGCCGGCGAGGCCGGCGCCAAGAACGGGCGACGCGCGCAAGCCGCCGTGACGTTTCTCGATCGCGCGTTCTCGCAATTCAGCGAAGCCGCCCGCCTCACCTCCGGCACGATCGTGCCGGACCGCCAGATGGTGGCACTCGGCTCGCTGATCGCCGAGATCTGCGACCAGCTGGAACCGCTCGCGACCGGCAAGCAACTCCGCCTTCGCTGCGTCGCCTCGTCGGTCTTCGTCGAGACGGATCCCGCGATGCTGGCCACGATCCTCAGGAACCTGATCGGCAACGCGATCAAATACACGAACAGCGGCGGCGTGCTGGTCGGCGTCCGCCGACGGCACAACGGCGCGGATCTCCAGGTCTACGACACCGGCTGCGGCATCGCCGCGTGCTCCATCCCGAGGATCTTCGACGACTATCGGCAGCTCGAGCCGGGCGCCGGCGGCGGCGTCGGGTTGGGACTCAGCATCGTTCGGCGGACGTCGCAGATCCTGGGCTGCACCGTTTCCGTGCGCTCCGAGCTGCACCGCGGCTCCTGCTTCACGATCCGCCTGGCGAACGGGCGGAAGAATTTCGGCGCGATCGATGCATCGGGCGCGCGGCCGCAACGGCTGGCCGCACGCGAGAACGGTCGTTCCGGTGCGTGA